The following proteins are co-located in the Xylanibacillus composti genome:
- a CDS encoding stalk domain-containing protein, producing the protein MTAVLPQGNRGLLLRVMIVLALAMGSLGIAGTGKAQAERDSVIEFPDPVLDWLVRQEIGLAEGPIRLSDAEQVEELDVRYEKLEAFREQNGYWFAYLEDLTGMEQLVNLKSLILWDSHSVESLDIIASLPKLEKIVIWEGRPIDLELFSGLHSLRELVVTNVISEDLEPLRSLANLEVLNLISNTLQDVSALESLPQLRELSLYSWPENSVDLQVLDKLTKLERLSIHQQGLRQLDFLRHMPELRELHISNNPIISYEPVKQLSRLESLSVSHVDDLSFVAPLSHLQQLSVEQGQISDLRPLENLTQLRRLWLAGNEIRDVTPLSKLTNLEYLTLQSNAVEDISSLRTLANLEEFHAGGNPIRDVHAIGEMAKLRVLNLDDTSITSLRGLERLSELREVTLRSTVVPVDGEPAIKAWKDRILTAGGTFYYEAYNPIPDILLYVNRNRVFAGGEYGEIREAPFIHESRTLAPIRFVSEYLGADVKWDQTSRTITVDGLDQRIVLTVGSREVTVGKERVTLDVSPQVRNGTAFVPLRFLSEQMGLKVDYYHWYGNIGLTAGAGEDQ; encoded by the coding sequence ATGACGGCCGTGTTGCCGCAAGGAAATCGGGGATTGCTTTTGCGAGTGATGATCGTACTCGCACTGGCAATGGGAAGCCTAGGGATCGCGGGTACGGGGAAGGCTCAGGCTGAGAGAGATTCGGTGATCGAGTTTCCCGATCCTGTATTGGATTGGTTGGTCCGACAGGAGATCGGATTGGCCGAAGGTCCAATCCGGTTGTCCGATGCAGAGCAGGTGGAAGAACTGGACGTAAGATACGAGAAGCTGGAAGCTTTCAGGGAGCAGAACGGCTACTGGTTTGCCTACCTGGAGGATTTAACGGGAATGGAGCAGCTGGTCAACTTGAAATCGCTGATTCTATGGGATTCCCACTCTGTCGAAAGCCTGGATATCATTGCAAGCCTTCCCAAGCTGGAGAAAATTGTGATATGGGAAGGCAGACCAATCGATTTGGAGCTGTTCTCGGGTCTGCATTCCTTGCGCGAGCTTGTAGTGACGAACGTAATAAGCGAGGATCTGGAGCCACTGCGGTCGCTCGCCAATCTTGAAGTATTGAACCTCATTTCAAATACATTGCAGGATGTAAGCGCCTTGGAATCATTGCCCCAATTGCGCGAACTGAGTCTATATTCATGGCCGGAAAATTCGGTTGATTTGCAGGTGCTCGATAAGTTGACCAAATTGGAGCGCTTGAGCATTCATCAACAAGGATTGCGTCAGCTTGATTTCTTGCGTCATATGCCTGAATTGCGTGAATTGCACATAAGCAACAATCCGATCATCAGTTATGAGCCTGTCAAGCAGCTCTCCCGTCTGGAATCGTTATCGGTATCCCATGTTGACGATCTCTCCTTTGTCGCACCGTTATCCCATCTGCAGCAGCTTTCCGTTGAACAAGGGCAAATCAGCGATTTGCGCCCGCTGGAGAATCTGACTCAATTGAGACGCTTGTGGTTGGCGGGAAATGAGATTCGGGACGTTACGCCATTATCGAAATTAACGAACTTGGAGTACCTGACTTTGCAAAGCAATGCAGTCGAAGATATTTCTTCCTTGCGCACCTTGGCAAATCTGGAGGAATTTCATGCCGGCGGCAATCCGATTCGGGATGTGCATGCAATCGGTGAGATGGCAAAGCTGCGGGTACTGAACCTGGATGATACCAGTATCACGAGTTTGCGAGGTTTGGAGCGCTTGTCGGAGCTTCGGGAGGTCACACTTCGATCCACTGTTGTTCCGGTGGATGGGGAACCGGCGATCAAAGCCTGGAAAGACCGGATATTGACGGCGGGCGGCACATTCTACTACGAGGCGTATAATCCGATACCGGACATCTTGCTATACGTTAACAGGAACAGGGTATTTGCCGGAGGAGAATACGGAGAAATTCGCGAAGCTCCATTCATCCATGAATCCAGAACGTTGGCGCCAATACGGTTCGTTTCGGAATATTTGGGCGCTGATGTGAAGTGGGATCAAACCAGCAGGACGATTACGGTTGACGGATTGGATCAACGCATCGTACTGACTGTAGGATCTCGTGAAGTGACGGTGGGCAAGGAACGCGTCACATTGGATGTGTCGCCTCAAGTTCGAAACGGAACTGCTTTTGTACCGCTACGGTTTTTGTCAGAGCAAATGGGGCTGAAAGTCGATTACTATCACTGGTATGGGAACATCGGCTTGACCGCCGGTGCAGGTGAGGATCAATAA
- a CDS encoding mechanosensitive ion channel family protein — protein sequence MEALRNYFTNLDLHADMAAFLSYAIATLLIVLLSFVANLIVKKIILRMIALYITRNRFQWDNKLLERQVFQKLSHIVPAIIIYYASFIYADYPAASQLIEKGALVYMILMILSALNAFMNAVNDIYQTYEVSKEKPIKGYIQVAKIILFFVGAILLVATLIGQNPLILLGGLGAISAVLMLVFQNSILGLVAGIQLTANDMIRVGDWIEMPKYNADGDVIEITLNTVKVQNWDKTITMIPSYAFISDSFRNWRGMQEAGGRRIKRSLYVDMTSISFCSAEMIEQFKQIRYLKDYIVNKEQEIEAYHREHEIDDSSEVNGRRLTNIGTYRIYISRYLENHPKIHKNLTSMVRQLAPGEYGLPLEIYTFTNDIRWGEYEAIQADIFDHIIAVAPKFGLRVFQNPTGHDMRSMLGDPVRQMT from the coding sequence ATGGAAGCACTGCGAAATTATTTCACCAACCTCGACCTGCATGCCGATATGGCCGCATTTCTATCGTATGCGATCGCAACCCTGCTGATCGTGCTGCTTAGTTTTGTGGCGAATCTCATTGTGAAAAAAATTATTCTTCGGATGATCGCTCTGTATATTACCAGAAACAGATTTCAATGGGACAACAAGCTCCTGGAGCGGCAAGTGTTCCAAAAATTGTCGCACATCGTGCCTGCGATCATTATTTATTACGCTTCCTTTATTTATGCGGACTACCCCGCCGCAAGTCAGCTAATTGAAAAGGGCGCCTTGGTCTATATGATTCTCATGATCTTGTCGGCGCTGAATGCGTTCATGAACGCAGTTAACGATATTTATCAGACCTATGAGGTTTCCAAGGAAAAACCGATCAAGGGTTATATTCAGGTAGCCAAGATTATTCTATTCTTCGTCGGAGCTATCCTGCTGGTCGCTACTTTGATCGGGCAGAACCCGCTCATTTTGCTCGGGGGACTGGGCGCGATATCCGCTGTTCTGATGCTGGTATTTCAAAATTCGATCCTGGGGCTTGTCGCCGGTATTCAGCTGACCGCCAACGACATGATTCGCGTCGGTGACTGGATCGAGATGCCAAAGTATAACGCTGACGGCGATGTGATCGAAATCACCCTGAATACCGTGAAGGTGCAAAACTGGGACAAGACCATAACCATGATACCGAGCTATGCATTCATTTCTGATTCATTCAGAAACTGGAGAGGCATGCAAGAAGCAGGCGGCCGCCGGATCAAGCGTTCCCTGTATGTAGATATGACCAGCATTTCTTTTTGTTCCGCAGAAATGATCGAGCAGTTCAAGCAAATACGCTACCTCAAGGACTATATCGTGAACAAGGAGCAGGAAATCGAAGCCTATCATCGGGAACATGAGATTGACGACTCGAGCGAGGTGAATGGCAGAAGACTGACCAATATCGGGACCTACAGAATCTACATTTCCCGATACCTGGAAAACCATCCGAAGATCCATAAGAACCTGACCTCCATGGTCAGGCAGCTCGCACCGGGCGAGTATGGCTTGCCTCTGGAGATCTACACGTTCACCAACGATATTCGCTGGGGCGAATATGAAGCCATCCAAGCCGATATTTTCGACCATATCATTGCCGTCGCGCCGAAGTTTGGCCTCAGAGTCTTCCAGAATCCGACTGGACACGATATGCGCAGCATGCTCGGCGACCCAGTTCGGCAGATGACATGA
- a CDS encoding S-layer homology domain-containing protein, with protein sequence MILRKWIACTLILVLLFSGGFSGEAKAENHAAFHDVTSTFWAAEAIHEMAKIGVINGYEGNLFKPNDPVTREEFAALLAKTFNLDQPASSPTFSDVAASRWSYAAIESAKDYFPGYSVGSGAPYFDPKAEATREDVASALVRTLGYIDDQQHESILHAFRDAADITPQLRADVALAARKGLVSGYENGTFRPKATVTRAETAAILYRAVYGPIPDSTSDSALKRPSYSGITDFSQAVGWYGTVSQSADPNRVIEGVSSVSLSTDSEHTTTAARVQNLALDLSEAQNLMLRLHVEDISRLSKIEVRLSSTSNMAAYLGHAHTRWQLVQGWNEIIIPMDKFAPSGNETFENIMTTLQVSVTQRGDLPVTVVFDALYRDHGGRGKVMIQFDDGWESVYTKAYPMMKEKGLVGNIGIVSNLVGNPNYAKLDQLKEMYADGWDIFNHTANHPRLTSLTEELAEVELSSAKAFLMRNRFTRAADYMAYPYGDFNDSIVDIAGKYSRFARTITPDFEVDSPINPYRMKAIELVNDIDPAVYQEAIRSAADHGTTVIFFLHRIEEAGDDSIILHTDDFQAFLDYLDSSRDEVDVVSISEWYKTIEN encoded by the coding sequence ATGATTTTGCGTAAATGGATCGCTTGCACACTAATCCTAGTCTTGCTTTTCTCCGGCGGTTTCTCGGGAGAGGCAAAAGCAGAAAACCATGCCGCTTTTCACGATGTGACCAGTACGTTCTGGGCTGCCGAGGCTATTCATGAAATGGCGAAAATTGGCGTGATCAACGGGTATGAGGGCAACTTGTTTAAACCTAATGATCCTGTAACGCGTGAAGAATTTGCTGCTTTGCTCGCCAAAACCTTCAATCTGGATCAGCCCGCCTCATCGCCAACCTTCTCTGATGTAGCCGCAAGCCGCTGGTCCTATGCGGCTATCGAATCGGCTAAAGATTATTTCCCGGGGTACTCCGTCGGGTCCGGCGCTCCGTACTTCGATCCCAAGGCTGAGGCGACGAGAGAGGATGTGGCATCCGCTCTCGTTAGAACGCTTGGGTACATAGACGATCAACAGCATGAATCGATTTTGCATGCATTCCGCGATGCGGCGGACATCACCCCCCAGTTGAGGGCGGATGTGGCGCTGGCAGCACGCAAAGGACTTGTCAGCGGATATGAGAATGGGACATTTCGTCCGAAGGCTACCGTCACTCGTGCAGAGACGGCAGCGATTTTGTACCGCGCCGTGTACGGTCCGATCCCGGACAGTACTTCCGATTCGGCCTTGAAGCGTCCATCCTATTCCGGGATCACTGATTTTTCGCAGGCTGTCGGTTGGTATGGGACGGTCTCGCAATCTGCCGATCCGAATCGAGTTATCGAAGGCGTGTCCTCCGTATCGCTTTCTACAGACTCGGAGCATACTACTACCGCGGCACGGGTCCAAAATCTTGCTCTTGATTTGAGCGAAGCCCAAAATCTGATGCTCCGCTTGCATGTAGAGGATATTTCCAGACTGTCGAAGATTGAAGTGCGATTGTCTTCAACTTCGAATATGGCAGCTTATCTGGGGCATGCGCACACCCGGTGGCAGCTGGTTCAAGGGTGGAACGAAATCATCATCCCGATGGACAAGTTCGCTCCTTCCGGCAACGAAACGTTCGAGAATATCATGACCACGCTGCAAGTTTCGGTCACCCAGAGAGGCGATCTTCCCGTGACCGTTGTGTTCGATGCGCTTTATCGCGATCATGGAGGAAGAGGTAAAGTCATGATCCAGTTCGATGATGGATGGGAGTCGGTCTATACGAAAGCCTATCCGATGATGAAAGAGAAAGGGCTGGTCGGCAATATCGGCATTGTAAGCAATCTTGTAGGCAATCCGAACTATGCCAAGCTTGACCAGTTGAAAGAGATGTATGCGGATGGTTGGGACATATTTAATCACACGGCCAATCATCCGCGCCTGACTTCTTTGACCGAAGAACTGGCAGAAGTTGAACTGAGCTCCGCCAAGGCGTTTCTGATGCGCAACCGTTTCACCCGTGCCGCAGATTATATGGCGTATCCATACGGCGATTTCAACGACAGCATTGTGGATATTGCCGGCAAATACAGCCGATTCGCAAGGACCATTACGCCCGACTTTGAAGTTGATTCGCCGATTAACCCGTATCGGATGAAAGCGATTGAATTGGTGAACGATATCGATCCGGCGGTTTATCAAGAAGCCATACGTTCAGCTGCCGATCATGGCACTACCGTCATTTTCTTCCTGCACCGCATCGAAGAGGCGGGAGACGATTCCATCATCCTCCATACGGATGATTTTCAAGCGTTCTTGGACTATCTCGACTCATCCCGGGACGAGGTCGATGTCGTTTCGATCAGCGAATGGTATAAGACAATCGAGAATTGA
- a CDS encoding leucine-rich repeat protein — MKKKGWMILWILIIALLTLLLPIPEVNAREGPFTEGPYTYWVNEDDSVMISQYIGLDDELVIPSELGGLPVSMIAAGAFQSRGLQAVRIPEGIKNIVQFAFAENQLAFVSIPESVDNLGWRAFSNNNLTEVVIHNAEVTFEADVFAGNDSNLTLIGYAGSTTEAYAYANGYPFMDIDHYLGYSFLFDDNGDGTATITGWNDRGFGPAPESLFIPAELEVPGESIRLIVTGIGSMAFQMRSLTDVTIPDSVTMIKAGAFSNNNLTEVVIHNAEVTFERYAFMGNDPNLTLIGYAGSTAETYADANRYRFVSIVSEGFDYIDHEDGTATIIGWNEAVYGTMPDPLVIPAELGGLTVTGIGSHAFSRKSLTGVTIPDSVTTIGNAAFADNALEEVVLSANMREIGAEAFRDNEMSTVMIPAGVRVLGAGAFQNNRLSSVVLPATMTEIAARAFMDNQLVEVKLPDDLEKIGDEAFRNNRLAAVELPLGVTKVGARAFERNQLADILLPDSVTEIGSSAFAINELADIMLPDSVTEIGSAAFADNGLTSVELPSYITEIKASVFSRNRLATVTIPDNVTAIGSQAFAFNKLEEVMISANVTDIADSVFWRNNLTQVIVHNDEVAFGNNVFRDNDADLTLIGYTGSTTEAYASAYSYKFRSIVHYLGLGFTYDDNGDGTVTITGWDEREYGSVPDLMVIPSEIDGLTVTAIGDDSFTRKRISELILPNGITTIGESAFLENQLNTLELPASVTTIGGWAFQSNSLSELKIPDSVVDLGNYTFGYNNLVSVELPDSLSTIGAGVFAENNLAELTIPDSVTSIGRWAFAGNNLTKVELGASVSTIGERAFSENDLESVFFPASVTDLGEHSFYRNKLERIEFASGSRLLRIRIEAFRNNNLESLVLPHGVQTISAWAFEDNNLKEVVIPDTVTQIHTATFRNNQLTKVVIPGSVETIGEEAFYHNKLVEAVIHRDDATFGDDAFSHNDPGLTLIGHAASTAEDHAAEKGFRFVSFDSSPHVTILHDETVVAGSIEAEVGTSTALAIEYAHSHFAMESVEWTVDGASAGSADTLLLDISNTGEKTVQVTVTTEYGGTATATVTVTGVHMVASVGELDDIRVTTGTDRSDISLPGEAEVTLGNGEKLELGVTWDNGDPVYDGGTVGTYTFTGELTLPGDVRNPHERKATVDVHVVRTAPTISFGSNGNEDWSANASTTVTVTGTDFDVDDDSLRYVWTQDEVPPADDAEGWTSFDKGDTLTLGGKDGDWYLHVLARDVRGNVAVARTERFRLDNSVPDISVELRHEDGSSYASGTWTNRQVTAVIEATDAHSGVALIEYSTDGGTSWHTYAAEPIAFMTEGAHTLRVRAADVAGNSGEAALQQINISRGGLTLDVSLTFSDDGSPYTSDTWTRHSVTAEVYASQATEGVVVTSVTYSTDGGGAWQPYAEPIAFAAEGAHTLAVQATDSAGNEVRLAYHIRIDHTAPSISFAANGSDSEARSASTRVEVSDDASGVEDSSLRYVWTQDEVPPAYDAAEWAFFSSGDTLTLDGVDGDWYLHVQAADAVGNMSRATTNRFRLTSIGGSPGGGSGGGGSSGTSSEPAQPDNTWMVGTEGEVILFDGGRIIIPEEAWHRVFYVTIEESASDALSFTEQDRLASKAIAITKDQEGNFTEDVTIVLYVSMDGLTEESWAISLYRFDEETTEWIELDNIEVDWAQAAVSGTVDHFTTVATTYAAIARPVDADAPPLEAPLFSDVAGHWAEEDIRRLSAQDVVNGYPDGTFRPNHDMTRAEFVTMVVQALNLEPSAGSGYAFADSAHHWAREAIATAAASGIVTGYDEMTFGVNDPITREQMALMIVRALQLETGAGGTSAFADQHAISEWAREAVAVLQAEGMMDGYPDGSFRPQQKVTRAEAVAVLARGFAWLHANR; from the coding sequence ATGAAGAAAAAAGGCTGGATGATTTTATGGATATTGATTATTGCTTTACTGACACTTCTTTTACCTATCCCGGAAGTGAATGCGAGGGAAGGTCCATTCACGGAGGGACCATATACCTATTGGGTTAATGAAGATGACTCGGTCATGATTAGCCAATATATTGGTCTTGATGACGAGTTGGTGATTCCTTCTGAACTGGGGGGACTGCCCGTTTCGATGATTGCCGCTGGCGCCTTTCAGAGCAGGGGCCTCCAGGCAGTGAGGATTCCCGAAGGGATAAAGAACATCGTTCAGTTCGCTTTTGCCGAAAATCAGCTTGCGTTCGTGAGCATTCCGGAAAGTGTGGACAACCTTGGATGGCGGGCTTTCAGTAATAACAACCTGACGGAAGTGGTGATCCATAACGCTGAGGTCACATTTGAAGCTGACGTATTTGCGGGTAATGATTCGAACCTGACGTTGATCGGTTATGCGGGATCGACGACGGAAGCTTATGCGTATGCAAACGGGTATCCATTTATGGATATTGACCACTACTTGGGATATAGTTTTTTATTTGATGACAACGGCGATGGCACGGCGACGATTACGGGGTGGAACGACCGCGGTTTCGGCCCGGCTCCGGAATCGTTGTTTATACCGGCCGAGTTGGAAGTGCCGGGCGAGTCGATTCGGTTAATCGTAACAGGGATCGGCAGCATGGCTTTTCAAATGAGAAGCCTCACAGATGTGACGATTCCGGACAGCGTGACGATGATTAAAGCAGGGGCTTTTAGTAATAACAACCTGACGGAAGTGGTGATCCATAACGCTGAGGTCACATTTGAAAGATACGCATTTATGGGTAATGATCCGAATTTGACCTTGATCGGTTACGCGGGCTCGACAGCGGAAACGTATGCAGATGCAAACAGGTACCGCTTTGTCAGTATCGTCAGTGAAGGCTTTGACTATATCGATCACGAGGACGGTACCGCAACCATCATCGGATGGAATGAAGCGGTATACGGCACAATGCCCGACCCGCTGGTGATTCCGGCCGAGTTGGGTGGATTGACCGTAACGGGAATCGGCAGTCATGCTTTTTCGAGGAAAAGCCTTACAGGCGTGACGATTCCGGACAGCGTGACGACAATCGGGAATGCTGCTTTTGCAGATAACGCTTTGGAAGAGGTGGTTTTATCCGCAAATATGAGGGAAATCGGCGCGGAAGCATTCAGGGACAACGAAATGAGCACCGTCATGATTCCGGCCGGTGTGAGGGTACTTGGCGCTGGTGCTTTTCAGAACAATCGCCTCAGCAGTGTGGTGCTCCCTGCGACGATGACGGAGATTGCCGCACGTGCATTTATGGATAATCAGCTGGTCGAAGTGAAGCTGCCCGACGATTTGGAAAAGATCGGCGACGAGGCTTTTCGCAACAATCGCTTGGCGGCAGTGGAGCTTCCGTTGGGGGTGACGAAAGTTGGCGCTAGAGCTTTTGAACGCAACCAACTTGCCGATATCCTTCTTCCCGACAGCGTGACGGAGATCGGTTCGTCCGCTTTTGCCATCAATGAGCTTGCCGATATCATGCTTCCCGACAGCGTGACGGAGATTGGTTCGGCTGCCTTTGCTGATAATGGTCTCACTTCTGTTGAGCTTCCTTCTTATATAACAGAGATCAAGGCGAGTGTTTTTTCGAGGAACCGTCTCGCGACAGTGACGATTCCGGATAACGTAACTGCGATTGGGAGCCAGGCTTTTGCCTTTAATAAGTTGGAGGAAGTGATGATATCCGCTAACGTCACAGACATTGCTGATAGTGTATTCTGGCGTAACAATCTCACGCAAGTGATCGTTCACAACGATGAAGTCGCATTTGGCAATAACGTATTCAGGGATAACGACGCTGACCTGACCTTGATCGGTTATACGGGATCAACGACCGAAGCGTATGCCAGTGCATATAGCTACAAATTCAGGAGCATAGTCCACTATCTAGGTCTTGGTTTTACTTATGACGACAACGGAGACGGCACTGTGACGATTACGGGCTGGGATGAAAGAGAATATGGCAGTGTGCCGGATCTGATGGTGATTCCAAGTGAAATTGATGGGTTGACCGTGACGGCAATTGGAGACGATTCATTTACAAGAAAAAGGATCAGTGAGTTAATCCTTCCAAACGGCATCACGACCATTGGGGAAAGTGCGTTTTTAGAAAATCAGCTGAATACACTGGAGCTTCCGGCAAGTGTGACGACGATTGGGGGCTGGGCTTTTCAGTCTAACAGCCTCAGCGAACTGAAAATTCCCGACAGTGTCGTGGACTTGGGGAATTATACATTCGGATATAACAACCTGGTCAGCGTGGAGCTTCCGGACAGCTTGTCGACGATTGGGGCTGGTGTGTTTGCGGAAAATAATCTTGCGGAATTGACCATCCCGGACAGTGTGACGTCAATTGGCAGATGGGCTTTTGCCGGAAACAATCTCACGAAAGTTGAGCTTGGCGCAAGTGTAAGTACGATCGGAGAACGGGCTTTTTCGGAGAATGATCTGGAGTCTGTATTTTTCCCTGCCAGCGTTACGGACTTGGGGGAACATTCCTTTTACAGGAACAAGCTTGAGCGGATCGAGTTTGCCAGTGGCAGCCGTTTATTGCGGATTAGAATCGAGGCTTTTCGGAATAACAATCTGGAGTCTTTGGTTCTTCCACATGGCGTCCAAACGATCTCTGCCTGGGCGTTTGAGGATAATAACCTGAAGGAAGTCGTCATCCCGGACACGGTAACGCAGATTCATACAGCTACTTTCAGGAATAATCAGTTGACGAAAGTGGTCATTCCGGGAAGTGTGGAAACGATCGGAGAGGAAGCTTTCTACCACAACAAACTCGTGGAAGCGGTGATTCATCGTGACGATGCCACATTTGGAGATGATGCGTTCTCGCATAATGACCCCGGCCTCACGTTGATTGGGCACGCGGCGTCCACGGCAGAAGATCATGCTGCCGAAAAAGGTTTTCGATTTGTTTCGTTCGATTCATCGCCTCATGTGACGATTCTCCACGATGAAACGGTGGTTGCCGGATCGATCGAGGCGGAAGTCGGCACATCGACAGCTCTGGCGATTGAATACGCGCATAGTCATTTTGCCATGGAAAGCGTGGAGTGGACGGTTGACGGTGCATCGGCAGGATCGGCGGATACATTGCTGCTCGATATTAGCAATACCGGGGAGAAGACGGTGCAGGTGACGGTTACAACGGAATACGGAGGCACGGCAACAGCAACAGTGACGGTGACGGGTGTTCATATGGTTGCTTCGGTCGGCGAGCTAGATGACATCCGGGTCACTACTGGCACAGACCGATCCGACATCAGTTTGCCGGGCGAGGCGGAAGTGACCTTGGGCAATGGGGAAAAGTTGGAACTGGGCGTCACATGGGATAACGGCGATCCGGTATACGATGGCGGAACCGTCGGGACATATACGTTCACTGGGGAGCTCACGCTGCCGGGCGATGTCCGTAACCCGCATGAACGGAAAGCAACGGTTGACGTGCACGTGGTACGAACGGCGCCGACGATCAGCTTTGGATCGAACGGGAACGAAGATTGGTCCGCCAACGCATCCACAACGGTGACCGTGACGGGGACCGATTTCGATGTGGACGATGACAGTTTGCGCTATGTATGGACGCAGGATGAGGTTCCGCCGGCTGACGACGCGGAGGGATGGACGTCGTTCGACAAGGGAGACACGCTGACACTTGGCGGTAAGGACGGCGACTGGTACTTGCATGTATTGGCCCGGGACGTGCGCGGCAACGTGGCTGTTGCACGTACGGAACGATTCCGTCTGGACAACAGCGTCCCGGATATTAGCGTGGAGCTGCGGCACGAAGACGGATCGTCATATGCGAGCGGAACGTGGACGAATCGGCAGGTGACTGCCGTAATCGAAGCGACGGATGCACACAGCGGCGTGGCCCTCATCGAATATTCGACAGATGGCGGCACGTCATGGCACACCTATGCAGCTGAGCCGATTGCCTTTATGACCGAGGGCGCTCATACGCTGCGAGTTCGAGCGGCGGACGTTGCCGGTAACAGCGGCGAAGCGGCGTTACAGCAGATCAATATCAGCCGCGGCGGATTGACGCTGGATGTGTCTCTGACGTTCAGTGACGACGGATCGCCGTATACAAGCGACACATGGACCCGCCACAGTGTGACGGCCGAAGTGTATGCGAGTCAGGCGACGGAAGGCGTGGTCGTAACGTCCGTCACTTATTCAACGGACGGTGGGGGAGCTTGGCAGCCGTATGCCGAGCCGATCGCATTCGCCGCGGAAGGCGCCCATACGCTGGCTGTTCAAGCGACGGACAGTGCGGGCAATGAAGTGAGGCTTGCCTATCATATTCGGATCGATCACACCGCACCGAGCATTTCCTTTGCTGCGAACGGCAGCGACAGCGAGGCACGGTCGGCGTCGACCCGGGTGGAGGTCAGCGACGATGCGAGCGGTGTAGAGGACTCCAGCTTGCGCTATGTGTGGACACAGGATGAGGTTCCACCGGCTTATGACGCCGCGGAGTGGGCGTTTTTTTCCAGCGGCGACACACTGACGCTCGATGGAGTGGACGGCGACTGGTACTTGCATGTTCAAGCGGCAGATGCGGTCGGTAACATGTCGCGTGCGACCACAAACCGTTTCCGCTTGACCTCGATAGGAGGCAGTCCAGGCGGCGGCAGCGGCGGCGGTGGCAGCAGCGGCACCAGCAGTGAACCGGCACAGCCCGACAACACCTGGATGGTGGGCACGGAAGGAGAAGTCATCCTCTTTGATGGCGGCCGGATCATTATTCCCGAAGAAGCGTGGCACCGAGTCTTCTATGTAACTATCGAAGAGAGTGCGTCGGATGCGCTGTCTTTCACGGAGCAGGATCGGCTGGCTAGCAAAGCGATCGCAATTACAAAAGATCAGGAAGGAAACTTCACGGAAGATGTCACAATCGTTTTGTACGTAAGCATGGACGGCCTGACCGAGGAATCGTGGGCTATCAGTCTCTATCGATTCGATGAAGAGACTACCGAATGGATCGAGCTGGACAACATCGAAGTGGATTGGGCGCAAGCTGCTGTTAGCGGCACCGTCGATCACTTTACGACAGTTGCGACAACGTACGCGGCCATTGCTCGCCCGGTTGATGCCGACGCACCGCCGTTAGAAGCGCCGTTGTTCTCGGATGTTGCGGGACATTGGGCGGAAGAGGACATCCGCCGCTTATCAGCGCAGGATGTGGTCAACGGCTATCCCGATGGTACCTTCCGGCCGAACCATGACATGACGCGAGCCGAATTTGTAACGATGGTGGTACAGGCATTGAATCTGGAGCCTTCAGCGGGAAGCGGCTATGCATTCGCTGACAGTGCGCATCATTGGGCGCGTGAAGCAATCGCTACAGCGGCGGCATCTGGTATCGTGACAGGGTATGATGAGATGACGTTTGGCGTGAACGATCCAATTACGAGAGAACAGATGGCATTGATGATCGTGCGGGCGCTGCAGCTTGAGACGGGAGCGGGCGGCACTAGCGCGTTTGCTGATCAACACGCCATTTCGGAATGGGCTAGGGAAGCTGTTGCTGTTCTGCAAGCAGAAGGAATGATGGACGGCTATCCGGATGGAAGCTTCCGGCCGCAGCAAAAAGTAACCCGTGCGGAAGCCGTTGCTGTGTTGGCCAGAGGGTTCGCCTGGTTGCACGCAAACAGATAG